In Macaca thibetana thibetana isolate TM-01 chromosome 8, ASM2454274v1, whole genome shotgun sequence, one DNA window encodes the following:
- the LOC126961496 gene encoding uncharacterized protein LOC126961496, which produces MEKSALLEMRMKKDVVQKFSSIFLESILQRRFRTPLEVEWGCLDSVVEYRVSDNSDSASTSLQISVCSPLILPEAIFLYVDPPYSQTSVKQNKNECPVGGSHHSKCPVEAAPFQMPSVRQPPFRMPSGGNLHSECPVEAATVPNAQGRQPPFRMPSGGSNHSECPVLGSHHSECPVEATTILNAQGRQHHSKCPGEAAPFQMPRGGSTIPNAQWRQQPFRMPSGGSHHSECPVEAATIPNVQWRQPPFQMPSVRQPPFRMSSGGSHHSECPVEAATIPNAQWRQPPF; this is translated from the exons ATGGAAAAGTCAGCTTTGCttgaaatgagaatgaaaaaagatGTAGTCCAAAAGTTCTCATCAATATTTCTAGAAAGTATCCTTCAGAGAAGGTTCAGGACACCTCTGGAAGTGGAGTGGGGTTGCCTCGACAGTGTGGTGGAATATCGAGTTTCAGATAATAGTGACTCGGCTTCCACATCCCTCCAGATCTCTGTCTGCAGCCCTCTCATTCTTCCTGAAGCCATTTTTCTTTATGTGGACCCTCCATATTCCCAGACATcagtaaagcaaaacaaaaatgaatgccCAGT TGGAGGCAGCCACCATTCCAAATGCCCAGTGGAGGCAGCACCATTCCAAATGCCCAGTGTTAGGCAGCCACCATTCCGAATGCCCAGTGGAGGCAACCTCCATTCTGAATGCCCAGTGGAGGCAGCCACCGTTCCAAATGCCCAGGGGAGGCAGCCACCATTCCGAATGCCCAGTGGAGGCAGCAACCATTCCGAATGCCCAGTGTTAGGCAGCCACCATTCCGAATGCCCAGTGGAGGCAACCACCATTCTAAATGCCCAGGGGAGGCAGCACCATTCCAAATGCCCAGGGGAGGCAGCACCATTCCAAATGCCCAGGGGAGGCAGCACCATTCCGAATGCCCAGTGGAGGCAGCAACCATTCCGAATGCCCAGTGGAGGCAGCCACCATTCCGAATGCCCAGTGGAGGCAGCCACCATTCCGAATGTCCAGTGGAGGCAGCCACCATTCCAAATGCCCAGTGTTAGGCAGCCACCATTCCGAATGTCCAGTGGAGGCAGCCACCATTCCGAATGCCCAGTGGAGGCAGCCACCATTCCGAATGCCCAGTGGAGGCAACCACCATTCTAA